The genomic window TTATCCTCAATCGAAACACTTTATTCAACGGTGCGACGAGATTGGGCTGCTGGTGTTTACGGAAATTCCGGGATGGCAGTATATCGGCGATGAGAAGTGGAAAGAAATCGCCTTACAGCAAGTGGAGGAGATGGTGATCCAGTACCGGAACCATCCTGGAATTTTTATTTGGGGGGTCAGGATTAATGAATCTCCGGACCAGCATGAATTTTATAAAGAAGCCAACAAGATTGCTCGAGTGTTGGATCCCACAAGGGGTACCGGGGGGGTCCGATATATAAAAAACAGTGAACTATTGGAAGATGTTTATACCTATAACGACTTTTCCCACGAGGGTAACAACTCGGGAATTGAAAAAAAGCATAAGGTAACATCCCGTAAAAAGGCTCCTTATATGGTAACGGAGTATAACGGGCATATGTACCCCACAAAGGCTTTTGACGATGAACCCCATCGACGGGCTCATGCCTTGAGACACGCTAAGGTCCTCAATGACATCTATAAGGAACAGGACGTGCTGGGAGGATTCGGATGGTCTATGTTCGACTATAACACCCATAAGGATTTCGGCAGTGGGGACCGCATCTGCTACCATGGAGTCATGGATTTTTATCGAAACAAAAAATTGGCGGCGGAGGTTTATGCTTCCCAGCAGGAAAAAGAACCGGTGCTGGCCTTGAGTTCAAGTATGGAAGTAGGAGAATACCCCGGAAGTATTCGGGGGGATCTGTACGTCTTTACCAATGGTGACGAAGTACGCCTCTATAAGAATGATCGATTTATAAAGGGTTTTACTCAAGAGCAAAGCCCCTATCCGAATCTTCCAAAGGGGCCCATTTTGATTGATGATGTGTTGGGAGACCGACTGGAGGAGGAATCCCGGTTTTCCCCGGGAAAACGAGAAGATCTGAAAAAGGCTTTACTTGCTGTGGCAAAACACGGACCGAATCATCTTCCTCTTTCGGTGAAGCTTGTGGCATTAAAACTGATGCTCCGTCATAGGATGTCCATAGAGGAAATCGGAAAATACTACACTCAATACATCGGTGATTGGGGGCAAGAGGCCACCTCCTACTCCCTGGAAGCTTTAAGGGAAGGAAGAGTCATTGCCCGGATTGAAAAAAAGACCATGAAATCCGTGGATTTATCGATAAAAAGGGACCGGAAAAATCTTGTGGAGGAGGAAACCTATGATGTGGCTACCCTGAGAATTCAGGCGGTCAGTGAAAGCGGAAACCTTCTTTCTTATCTCGCAGAGCCTCTGATCGTTGAAACAGAAGGGCCTATAGAGGTTATCGGTCCTAAGGTGTTAACCCTTCGGGGAGGCATGACGGGAACTTATATTAAATCCCTGGGAAAACCGGGATCGGGGAAAGTCACGATTCGACTGGATCATCGTGTGAAAAAAACTTTGGACTTTACCGTTGAAGTTATGAAAAGAGAAGAGGGGATGAGAATTTTATGATTTCCTGTGACAACAATTTATTCACCCTGAAAACCCAAAATACGGCTTATCTTTTTTATCGCACTCCTTCGGGACATCTCGAACATTTTCATTACGGAGAGTCCATTGATTTAGAAACCCCCGAGGCATTCATGCAAAAAAATGAGCATTTGCCCGGAAATGCTATAGGCTACGGTATGGAGCCAGATGCCGAAGGAAAAGACTTAGCTGGAAAACCCAATGCCGAAAAATTAAATGGCCCTGGGGAAGAGGTTGCTTCATTGAACTTGGAAAACCTTTCCTTGGAGATGAGTACCCTGGGAAAAGGAGATATTAGAGAACCTTTAATAAGACTGAGGCAGGAAGACGGCAGTGAAACTTCCGACTTTTTATACCAAGAGCACGAAATATATAAAGGAAAAAAAGATTATGAGGGTCTTCCCAGTTCCCAGGGAAAAAAAGAGGAGGTACAGACCCTTGTGATAGTATTAAAGGATCGAAACAGCGATGTGGTGCTTAAACTTTTATACCATGTATATGAAGCTGTGGACGTGATTACAAGAAGTAGTCGCTTCGTTAATGCCGGACAATCCAAAGTTCGGCTGGACCGATTGTTGAGCACTCAAGTGGATTTTCAGAACCATCACTATAATATGGTAACCTTTACCGGGGCCTGGGCTCGGGAAATGGAGAAAAAAGTGCAGCCCTGTGAAGGGGGAAAACTTATAAGCAGTACCCTCGCTGGGGTATCCAGCAACCGTGCCAATCCTTTTTTTATGATTGCTGCAAAAGAGTCTACCGAGGAATACGGGGACTGTTACGGCTTTAATCTTGTTTATAGCGGGAATCACTACAGTGTGGCAGAGGTCAGTGCCTATGGAAAACTTCGGGTGGCAACGGGAATAAATCCCGAAGATTTTTCTTTAGAGCTTAATCCAGGAGAGGAGTTTCAAAGCCCCGAAGCGGTAATGACTTATGCAAAGAATGGGTTTAACGGACTTAGCCAAAACATGCATAACTTCATCCGTCGCCATATCGTGCGGGGCACCTGGCAGTGGAAAGAAAGACCGGTGCTCTTTAACAGCTGGGAGGCCGCTTATTTTAAAATCAATGAAAAAAAACTTTTGCAACTGGGGAAAAAAGCGAAAAAGGTGGGCATTGAGCTCTTCGTTCTAGATGATGGATGGTTCGGCAAACGGAACAATGACCAAAGCTCTTTAGGAGATTGGCAGGTGAATAAAAAGAAGCTTCCCCGAGGATTAAAGAGACTTTCCGAGAAGATCAATGAAATGGGCATGGATTTTGGCATTTGGGTAGAGCCGGAGATGATCAGTAAAGACAGCGATTGTTATCGGAGACATCCGGACTGGGCGGTGAAGATTCCGGGGAAACCCCATGCCCAGGGACGGAATCAAATGATTCTCGACCTTACCAATAAAGAAGTACAGCAGTATCTTATTGATTCCATGAGAAGGGTGTTCTCCGATGGAAATATACGTTATGTGAAATGGGATATGAATCGGATTTTTTCCGATGTTTATTCTCCAACTTTAGAAAAGGAGAAGAGGGAAAGCTTTTCCCATCGCTATATTTTAGGTCTCTACCACGTACTGGAAACCTTGGTTGGAGAGTTTCCCCACATTCTGTTTGAGGGATGCGCCTCGGGGGGAAACCGTTTTGACCTCGGGATCCTTTCCTATATGCCCCAAATCTGGGCCAGTGACAATACCGATGCCATTAGCCGTTTAAGCATTCAGGAAGGCTACAGTTATGGATATCCCCTGTCTGTTTTGGGTGCCCATGTATCCGACTGTCCTAACCACCAAACCCTACGGAAAGTGCCGGAAAAAACTCGATACCATGTGGCTTGTTACGGTGTTTTAGGGTATGAATGTAACCTAGGAGATGCATCAAAGGAACGGCTAGGGGAGATTCAAGAGGAAATCGCCCTGTATAAAAAGTGGCGAAGGGTATATCAGTTCGGAGACTTTTATCGGATCTCTCGAAGAAATCTGAAAAGCTGGATGGTTGTCTCTAAGAACAAGAAAAAAGGGGTGGGGAGTCTCTTTCAAATCCTGGCAGAAGCCAATCGCCCGGATCTTCTCTTTCGGGGAAAGGGGTTATTGCCTGATGAAATCTATCATTTTTACAATATTCCCATGAGTCATAACCTGAAGGTCTTTGGAGACCTGATCAATACCGCATCTCCCGTGCATATTAAGGACGGATCCCTACCTCAGGATGTAATCGCGAAGTTTTACAAACTGAAAGGGGAAGAGGAGGATTACCGTATTCGGGGCAGTGCCCTTTGTCGTCGGGGAATTTCCTTAAAACAGGGTTTTATCGGTACAGGATTTAATGAACAGGTGCGTTTGTTTCAGGACTTTGCTTCCAGGACCTATTATATGGAGGCGGAGGAGAAAAGCGAGAACTGATAAACCAGTGGAAACAAAGCAGTGTAATTAAAGTACTATTTGAAAAGGAGGGTTTATATGGCAGTATTAGTGACGGGAGGCGCAGGGTATATCGGAAGTCACACAGTGCAATATCTACAGGATAGGGATGAGGAAATCATAGTGGTGGATAACCTTCAAAGCGGCTATCATGATGCTGTAAAGGTTAAAGCATTCTATTCCATTGATCTTCGCAATGAGCAGGAACTAGACCGGGTATTTAAAGAACACCACATCAGCGGAGTAATTCATTTTGCCGCTAATTCCCTTGTGGGAGAAAGTATGGAAAAACCCTATGAATACTATCATAATAATGTGTTCGGTATGATGACCCTCTTAAAGGTCATGAAGGATCACGGTACAAACAAGATTGTTTTCTCTTCCACAGCGGCAACCTATGGGGAGCCTAAGGAATCTCCCATTACTGAAAACTTTCCCCTAAATCCAACCAATCCCTACGGCGAAACCAAGCTTGCCATGGAAAAAATGATGAAATGGTTTGACCGGGGCTATGGTATTCGCTATGTTTCCCTCAGGTATTTTAATGCGGCGGGTGCTCATTACAGCGGACTCATCGGTGAGGCTCATGAACCGGAAACCCATTTAATTCCTCTAATTCTTCAAGTCCCTCTGGGGAAACGGAAAAAAGTTTACATCTTTGGGGATGACTATGACACTAAGGACGGAACCTGTATCCGGGATTATATTCATGTGATGGACCTGGCTTCAGCCCATGGAAAGGCCATGGATTACCTTAGAAAGGGGAATCCTTCGGAAGTTTTTAATCTGGGTAATGGAAAAGGATATTCGGTAAAAGAGGTTATCAACACTGCCCGGGTAATTACGGATCATTGGATTCCTGCAGAAGTGGAACAGCGAAGACCGGGGGACCCGGCCGTACTGGTGGCCTCTTCAAGAAAAGCCAAGGAAATCCTAGGTTGGAACCCACGGTATGAAGAACTTGGAACCATTATCGAGGATGCTTGGCGTTGGCATAAAAACAACCCCGATGGATATTAGTACAAAGGATAAGGAAAGTAACTCAAAGGAGAAATATTATGAGCAGAATCGTGAAGGAAGAACTCATCTTTGAAAAAGAGAAAAACTTGAAACGTTATCGTATAGAGAATTTTGGAGATCTATCGATTAGTATTCTCGATTATGGCCTGACGATTGAATCCCTGAAATACAAAGGGATTAATCGGGTTCTGACATTAAAAAATCCCCAAGATTATTTTACAAATAAACACTTTATTGGATCTACTATCGGAAGAGTTGCGGGACGTTTATCTAAAGGGCTGATCGATATTGATGGTCGGAAACACCCCTTGGATCAAAACGCGGGAGCGCATTGTCTTCATGGAGGTTTTCAAGGACTCTCTCATAAAAAGTGGAAGTATTGCGGGAGTTACCCGGTTAGTGTCGGGGAAGGCGAAGAGGAATTATCCCTGGAGTTTTCAACGACCAGTAAAGATGGGGAGGGAGGATTCCCGGGGAACCTGAATATAAAGGCACGGTTTAGTATTTGTAAAAAAGGAAAACTGACGATGGAATATTTCGCAAAAACCGATAAAAAAACACCGATCACGATAACGAACCATAGCTACTTTAATCTAAATAAAGAACCAATGAGGACCATAGAGAATCATTATTTAATAATCAATAGTAGGGAATACTTACAGTTGAAGGAAGATAAAATACCAAAGGTTTTTCGAGGTGTTGAGGGCACACTTTTCGATTTTCGCGATAAAAGGAATCTGGGAGAGGCCATACAGCAATTAAAGAAAAGTGGTGAAGAAGGAATGGATCACCCCTTTATTTTTCATCAAGAAGAAAAAAAACTTCAGTTGTTATGTCATCTGAGCAACACCCGGTTAGCCATAAATACGACAGAACCTTGTGTAATAGTCTATTCCGGAAACCTTCTTAGTCAGGATATTCAATTTAAAGAGCAGGGTCCTGGTAAACCCTTTCAAGGGGTCTGCTTGGAAACCCAATGGTATCCCAATGCTCTTAACACGGATTTTCTGCCCAAAAATTTTATTAGTCCCCAGGAAGGGTATTATAGTAAAACGGAATATGAATTTCAACAGATAGAGTAGTTTATTTAGCGCTAAGGATAATAAACAAAAAAATGGAAGCGTATGGTTATGACGTAACGAAAACTTCCGTCTTTTTGTGCTGTTTCTCAGCTATTGAACTCGACAAGACTTACATTTATACTATAAGAAAGGAAAAATGCCGGATTAGTTACGAAAGGTTTAATGGAGGGGACTATGAAAGAGAAACTGATCACAGAAGAAATGAAATGGCTAAAAGAGTGCTATATTGCTCATAGAGGATATCATTGTCCTATAAGTGCGCCGGAAAACTCTATGGGAGCTTTTTCCAGAGCCGTGGATGAGGGTTTTGCCATCGAGCTTGACATCCAATTCACAAAAGATCAAGAAGTGGTGGTATTTCATGACGGTCATTTAGAGAGAATGACAGGGTATGCTAAAAAAGTAAGGGACTGTACATGGGATGAAATCCGATCCCTCACTTTGTTGAATTCAAAGGAGAAAATCCCTCTCTTAAAGGACGTATTAGAGTACATTGACGGCAGGGTCCCTTTATTGAGTGAAATCAAAAATCGAAGAAGAGTTGGCAGGCCGGAAAGAAAGACCAATGAACTATTACAGGATTACGAAGGGAAATTTGCGATTCAATCCTTTAATCCCTATTCCGTTGGATGGTTTAAAGAGCATTCTCCGAGAATCATCCGGGGACAAATCTCCGGAAGCTTTAAAAAGAAACAACTAACCCTGTATAAAAAATTCCTACTGAATCATTTACTACTGAACCATGTAAGTAATCCTCATTTTATCAATTATGACATCAGATACTTGTCCAATCTTCCCATGCGAATACGAAAGATGAAAGGGAGCATCATTCTGGGCCACACCGCAAAGAACTCAAAAGAGTATAAGAATACACTGGAAGAAATCACAAATGTGGTGTTTGAAGGGTTCAATCCTAAAAAGATGACAGCGGGACGGAGAAATTGTCATCTCTAACTAAGAAAAGCATAATGAAGTACTGCAAACTTTTGAACTATAGAGAAGTTCTTAGCCACCCCCATTTTATTATTAATGGAAAAGGGATCGGATTTTCATATTTTCATCTATCATGATCTTACGGAAATATATCTTGGGCAGAGAAGTGTGTTATAATGGAAAATAGTGTTTTAATTGATCCTATGTATAGTATCTTTAACACCAAATTATATTCTGATTAGAGAAGAAAGAGATGATAAATCATGGAATCACAATTTACGGATTATGAGTTAAGTAGTGAAATTTTAAAGGCGGTAAGCCTACTAAATTTCGAGAGTCCGACAAAGGTTCAGGAGTTGGTGATCCCGGCGACACTAAAGGAAAGGGACATCATCGTAAAATCCCAAACCGGAAGCGGAAAGACCGCAGCTTATGGCATTCCCATTTGTGAGTTGGTGGACTGGGGTGAAAACAAACCCCAGGCATTAATCATGGTTCCCACCAGAGAACTTGCTATGCAGGCCAAGGAAGATCTTTTCAATATCGGCAGGTTTAAGCGGGTCAAGGTATCGGCGATTTTCGGTCAGTCTCCCTTTAACAGTCAAAGGAAAGAGCTTCGGGAGAAAACCCATATCGTAGTTGGAACTCCAGGACGAATTATTGACCATCTGACAAGGGGCACTTTTGATTTATCAATGGTAAAATACCTTGTAATCGATGAAGCTGATGAAATGCTGAACATGGGATTTATCGAAGATATCGAGACTATTATATCCGGTGTGTCAAAGGGGCGGGTTACCCAGTTGTTGTCAGCGACGATGCCCGAAAGAATCGAGACATTGGCAAGTGAATATATGAAAGATCCTATTATTACCAAGATCGAAGAGGAAAATACAGCGGTGGATCGGATCATCCAGGAAAAATATGAGGTTGGCCAAAGAGACAAGAAAAAACTCTTAAGGGATATCACTGTCGTGGAAAATCCGGACAGTTGTATCATATTTTGCAATACCCAGCAAAGTGTGGATGAGGTTTACGAGGAGTTGTATGAGCTGGGATATACCTGCAGTGAAATTCATGGGGGAATCGAACAGGACGACAGGTTGCGAATCATGAAGGATTTTAAAAAAGGAGCCTTTCGATACCTTGTGGCTACCGATGTTGCAGCTCGCGGCATTGATATTGAGGATATTTCCCTTGTGATTAATTTTGATGTTCCCCGGGAAAAAGAAAGTTATATACACAGGATTGGTCGTACGGGAAGGGTGAGCAAAGAAGGAAAAGCGATCACCTTTGTTACCGAATATGAAAGCCGGTACCTGCGGGCCATCGAACAGGAAATAGACAGGAAAATTCCTTTCAAAGAGGGACCGGGAGCGGAAAAAGTGGAAAACTCTGAAGAAGAGTTTGCTCAAAAGATCAAAAACCCACCGGAAGAGAAGGAAAGCAAAGGAGATCCCTTAAGCAAGGAAATACTAAAACTCCATATAAATGCAGGAAAAAAGACTAAAATGCGACCAGTAGATATTGTTGGTACCCTTTGCAGCATTGAGGGAATGACTGCAGGGGATATCGGAATCATCAATGTGCTTGATGTGTCCACCTTTGTAGAAATACTGAACAATAAGGGAGAGCTGGTCCTTGAGGAATTACAAAACCGTCCCATTAAGGGAAGACTTCGTAAGGTCAGCAAAGCCGAGAGATAGGACGGACATATTTTCGGGGAATCCTGGATCCTGATGCAGAAGCCGCTCGGGAGCTTAAACCTTGCGCCGGTACTCAGTTTGATCCTGAAATTGTCGAAACATTTGTGAATAAGGTATTGAGACTAAAATGAAGCAAAGAGGATGAAGGTATTCGGTACATCATGTACCGAACGCCTTCATCCTCTTTTTTTCATCCTGCCAGGTCTTATTGCGAGGGCAGGTCTCGGTCCTCACCTAATAAATCCACTTTTTCTTAATATTATGGGTGCTGACCATAAACAGGGCCAGGGAGTATCCGATCAGCACTAAAAGACTGATCCATATACTAATGGAACCGTCGGCATT from Isachenkonia alkalipeptolytica includes these protein-coding regions:
- a CDS encoding aldose epimerase family protein codes for the protein MSRIVKEELIFEKEKNLKRYRIENFGDLSISILDYGLTIESLKYKGINRVLTLKNPQDYFTNKHFIGSTIGRVAGRLSKGLIDIDGRKHPLDQNAGAHCLHGGFQGLSHKKWKYCGSYPVSVGEGEEELSLEFSTTSKDGEGGFPGNLNIKARFSICKKGKLTMEYFAKTDKKTPITITNHSYFNLNKEPMRTIENHYLIINSREYLQLKEDKIPKVFRGVEGTLFDFRDKRNLGEAIQQLKKSGEEGMDHPFIFHQEEKKLQLLCHLSNTRLAINTTEPCVIVYSGNLLSQDIQFKEQGPGKPFQGVCLETQWYPNALNTDFLPKNFISPQEGYYSKTEYEFQQIE
- a CDS encoding alpha-galactosidase encodes the protein MISCDNNLFTLKTQNTAYLFYRTPSGHLEHFHYGESIDLETPEAFMQKNEHLPGNAIGYGMEPDAEGKDLAGKPNAEKLNGPGEEVASLNLENLSLEMSTLGKGDIREPLIRLRQEDGSETSDFLYQEHEIYKGKKDYEGLPSSQGKKEEVQTLVIVLKDRNSDVVLKLLYHVYEAVDVITRSSRFVNAGQSKVRLDRLLSTQVDFQNHHYNMVTFTGAWAREMEKKVQPCEGGKLISSTLAGVSSNRANPFFMIAAKESTEEYGDCYGFNLVYSGNHYSVAEVSAYGKLRVATGINPEDFSLELNPGEEFQSPEAVMTYAKNGFNGLSQNMHNFIRRHIVRGTWQWKERPVLFNSWEAAYFKINEKKLLQLGKKAKKVGIELFVLDDGWFGKRNNDQSSLGDWQVNKKKLPRGLKRLSEKINEMGMDFGIWVEPEMISKDSDCYRRHPDWAVKIPGKPHAQGRNQMILDLTNKEVQQYLIDSMRRVFSDGNIRYVKWDMNRIFSDVYSPTLEKEKRESFSHRYILGLYHVLETLVGEFPHILFEGCASGGNRFDLGILSYMPQIWASDNTDAISRLSIQEGYSYGYPLSVLGAHVSDCPNHQTLRKVPEKTRYHVACYGVLGYECNLGDASKERLGEIQEEIALYKKWRRVYQFGDFYRISRRNLKSWMVVSKNKKKGVGSLFQILAEANRPDLLFRGKGLLPDEIYHFYNIPMSHNLKVFGDLINTASPVHIKDGSLPQDVIAKFYKLKGEEEDYRIRGSALCRRGISLKQGFIGTGFNEQVRLFQDFASRTYYMEAEEKSEN
- a CDS encoding DEAD/DEAH box helicase, giving the protein MESQFTDYELSSEILKAVSLLNFESPTKVQELVIPATLKERDIIVKSQTGSGKTAAYGIPICELVDWGENKPQALIMVPTRELAMQAKEDLFNIGRFKRVKVSAIFGQSPFNSQRKELREKTHIVVGTPGRIIDHLTRGTFDLSMVKYLVIDEADEMLNMGFIEDIETIISGVSKGRVTQLLSATMPERIETLASEYMKDPIITKIEEENTAVDRIIQEKYEVGQRDKKKLLRDITVVENPDSCIIFCNTQQSVDEVYEELYELGYTCSEIHGGIEQDDRLRIMKDFKKGAFRYLVATDVAARGIDIEDISLVINFDVPREKESYIHRIGRTGRVSKEGKAITFVTEYESRYLRAIEQEIDRKIPFKEGPGAEKVENSEEEFAQKIKNPPEEKESKGDPLSKEILKLHINAGKKTKMRPVDIVGTLCSIEGMTAGDIGIINVLDVSTFVEILNNKGELVLEELQNRPIKGRLRKVSKAER
- the galE gene encoding UDP-glucose 4-epimerase GalE; translation: MAVLVTGGAGYIGSHTVQYLQDRDEEIIVVDNLQSGYHDAVKVKAFYSIDLRNEQELDRVFKEHHISGVIHFAANSLVGESMEKPYEYYHNNVFGMMTLLKVMKDHGTNKIVFSSTAATYGEPKESPITENFPLNPTNPYGETKLAMEKMMKWFDRGYGIRYVSLRYFNAAGAHYSGLIGEAHEPETHLIPLILQVPLGKRKKVYIFGDDYDTKDGTCIRDYIHVMDLASAHGKAMDYLRKGNPSEVFNLGNGKGYSVKEVINTARVITDHWIPAEVEQRRPGDPAVLVASSRKAKEILGWNPRYEELGTIIEDAWRWHKNNPDGY
- a CDS encoding glycoside hydrolase family 2 protein, with protein sequence MKIPMNDGWGFIEEFDRDLLKAEFDQESLQPVRIPHTVAETPFNCFDESIYQKVTGYRKVIRPEDSWRDRALNLTFEGAAHAAEVYFNGELITTHYGGYTAFTVDLAPYIRFGKENILVVKLDSRESLNIPPFGYVIDFLTYGGLYREVYLEVLPKIHLKDVFVRTEGVLKEEKIMIAEMTLTEFKDVEGNKSEGQNSVKAVFSLRHHNTLESRELGRAIIEEEKSTHRFIIKDVELWDIENPNLYSLEIRLDNREEAYDFPFGFREMKLEREGFFLNGRKIKIRGLNRHQSYPYVGYAMPKSPQVLDADILKDELGLNAVRTSHYPQSKHFIQRCDEIGLLVFTEIPGWQYIGDEKWKEIALQQVEEMVIQYRNHPGIFIWGVRINESPDQHEFYKEANKIARVLDPTRGTGGVRYIKNSELLEDVYTYNDFSHEGNNSGIEKKHKVTSRKKAPYMVTEYNGHMYPTKAFDDEPHRRAHALRHAKVLNDIYKEQDVLGGFGWSMFDYNTHKDFGSGDRICYHGVMDFYRNKKLAAEVYASQQEKEPVLALSSSMEVGEYPGSIRGDLYVFTNGDEVRLYKNDRFIKGFTQEQSPYPNLPKGPILIDDVLGDRLEEESRFSPGKREDLKKALLAVAKHGPNHLPLSVKLVALKLMLRHRMSIEEIGKYYTQYIGDWGQEATSYSLEALREGRVIARIEKKTMKSVDLSIKRDRKNLVEEETYDVATLRIQAVSESGNLLSYLAEPLIVETEGPIEVIGPKVLTLRGGMTGTYIKSLGKPGSGKVTIRLDHRVKKTLDFTVEVMKREEGMRIL
- a CDS encoding glycerophosphodiester phosphodiesterase family protein; the protein is MKEKLITEEMKWLKECYIAHRGYHCPISAPENSMGAFSRAVDEGFAIELDIQFTKDQEVVVFHDGHLERMTGYAKKVRDCTWDEIRSLTLLNSKEKIPLLKDVLEYIDGRVPLLSEIKNRRRVGRPERKTNELLQDYEGKFAIQSFNPYSVGWFKEHSPRIIRGQISGSFKKKQLTLYKKFLLNHLLLNHVSNPHFINYDIRYLSNLPMRIRKMKGSIILGHTAKNSKEYKNTLEEITNVVFEGFNPKKMTAGRRNCHL